A portion of the Juglans microcarpa x Juglans regia isolate MS1-56 chromosome 1D, Jm3101_v1.0, whole genome shotgun sequence genome contains these proteins:
- the LOC121258600 gene encoding uncharacterized protein LOC121258600, whose protein sequence is MAKGWLERLRRVVRTLFFMVAMVVSLLVSSLPLLVASGDVLVPCVLISSFTCLRCYGFKEHFRRYAFKSSLTDIPFVSVVRSLIIICVYSMCDAPTLSHGPYLGTVTLCSFLSILLLSVKACLFTVNSQIEAEASSSLSRQKLHLKKSWGMPVLFLSSVVFALGHTVVAYRTSCRARRKLLFHRVDPEAVLSCKNGFYGFQKVPRSPTPSGGKTPKSDSEMRRKPLGSPRDEGELPIRLLADIDSLFITCRGLTLHYKLCFPGSPPRSLSSTTYLEPNPICSSPKMVMGRPRFDGHPMSMLSKSQFQLHRSYSNQFHGSSLHAPLLDGSTIPVLSEEIPVLSLDDTGEEVEVNRFSSATLEGGLQANGQFGIVLVHGFGGGVFSWRHVMGVLARQVGCTVAAFDRPGWGLTSRPRREAWEEKELPNPFQLESQVDLLISFCSEMGFSSVVLVGHDDGGLLALKAAQRVQTSMNSFNVVIQGVVLLSVNLTREVVPSFARILLHTSLGKKHLVRPLLRAEIAQVINRRAWYDASKLTTEILNLYKAPLWVEGWDEALHEIGRLSSETVLSPQNAESLLKAVEDMPVLVIAGAEDALVSLKSSQAMASKLANSRLVAISGCGHLPHEECPKALLAAVAPFISGLIYKPDLQRQ, encoded by the exons ATGGCGAAAGGATGGCTGGAGAGGCTTCGGAGGGTCGTACGGACTCTATTCTTCATGGTGGCGATGGTGGTGTCACTGCTGGTCTCGTCGCTACCTTTGCTTGTGGCCTCAGGGGACGTGCTCGTTCCCTGTGTTCTGATCTCGAGCTTTACCTGTCTCCGTTGCTACGGTTTCAAAGAGCACTTTCGTCGATACGCTTTCAAGAGCTCCTTGACCGATATTCCTTTCGTCTCCGTTGTCAGATCTCTTATCATTATTT GTGTTTATTCAATGTGTGATGCCCCTACTCTCTCGCATGGTCCATACCTTGGAACTGTGACTCTGTGTTCATTTCTCTCAATTCTTCTCCTTTCAGTTAAGGCTTGTCTTTTCACCGTTAACTCTCAAATTGAGGCCGAAGCCTCGTCTTCCCTCTCTCGGCAGAAGCTTCATTTGAAGAAGTCGTGGGGAATGCCCGTCTTGTTTCTGTCATCCGTAGTCTTTGCCCTTGGCCATACCGTGGTTGCATACAGAACAAGCTGCAGAGCACGGAGAAAGCTCTTGTTTCACAGAGTTGACCCTGAAGCA GTCCTTTCATGCAAAAATGGTTTTTATGGCTTCCAGAAGGTCCCACGGTCTCCCACTCCCTCTGGaggcaagactcctaaaagTGACAGTGAGATGAGGCGAAAGCCTTTAGGGTCACCTCGTGATGAAGGGGAACTCCCTATCAGATTACTTGCCGACATTGACAGTTTATTTATAACATGCCGTGGGCTTACTCTACATTACAAGCTCTGTTTTCCTGGCTCTCCACCTCGTTCGTTATCCTCCACCACCTATCTCGAACCCAATCCTATCTGCAGCTCCCCGAAAATGGTCATGGGAAGGCCAAGATTCGACGGGCATCCAATGAGTATGTTGTCAAAAAGCCAGTTTCAACTTCACAGGAGCTACAGCAATCAGTTTCATGGCTCTTCACTACATGCTCCACTATTGGATGGTTCTACAATTCCTGTTCTTTCTGAAGAAATCCCTGTCTTGAGCCTAGATGACACTGGTGAGGAGGTTGAAGTTAATAGGTTTAGCTCTGCAACTTTAGAGGGGGGTTTGCAGGCAAATGGCCAGTTTGGTATTGTTCTAGTGCATGGATTTGGGGGTGGTGTCTTCTCATGGAGGCATGTGATGGGGGTGCTGGCTCGACAGGTTGGTTGCACAGTTGCTGCTTTTGATCGACCTGGTTGGGGATTAACATCAAGACCACGCCGGGAGGCCTGGGAGGAAAAAGAATTGCCTAATCCTTTCCAGCTTGAGAGTCAG GTAGATCTGCTCATTTCCTTCTGCTCTGAGATGGGGTTTTCGTCTGTAGTTCTTGTTGGTCACGATGATGGAGGCCTACTTGCTTTAAAGGCTGCACAAAGAGTCCAAACATCAATGAATTCTTTCAAT GTTGTGATTCAAGGTGTGGTATTGCTAAGTGTTAACTTGACAAGAGAGGTGGTTCCGTCCTTTGCAAGGATTCTTCTGCACACTTCACTTGGGAAGAAGCATTTGGTGCGGCCTCTACTGCGAGCAGAAATTGCTCAAGTGATTAATCGGCGTGCATGGTATGATGCTTCCAAGCTAACAACAGAGATTTTGAATCTCTACAAG GCACCCCTATGGGTAGAAGGTTGGGATGAAGCACTTCATGAGATTGGTAGACTGTCATCTGAGACAGTCCTTTCACCACAAAATGCAGAATCGTTGCTAAAAGCAGTTGAAGACATGCCCGTGTTGGTTATTGCCGGAGCTGAAGACGCCCTTGTATCTCTTAAATCTTCTCAAGCTATGGCTTCAAAATTAGCAAATTCT AGACTGGTTGCGATATCTGGATGTGGCCACCTTCCACATGAAGAGTGCCCCAAGGCATTACTTGCAGCTGTAGCACCCTTCATTAGCGGACTCATATATAAACCCGACTTGCAAAGACAATAG